A portion of the Phacochoerus africanus isolate WHEZ1 chromosome 5, ROS_Pafr_v1, whole genome shotgun sequence genome contains these proteins:
- the PAPOLB gene encoding poly(A) polymerase beta has product MMPFPVTTPGSQQTPPPPPKRYGISSPISLAPPRETDCVLTQKLIETLKPFGVFEEEEELQRRILILEKLNYLVKEWIRELSESKSLPQAVIENVGGKIFTFGSYRLGVHTKGADIDALCVAPRHVDRSDFFTSFYDKLKLHEEVKDLRAVEEAFVPVIKLCFDGIEIDILFARLALQTIPEDLDLRDDSLLKNLDIRCIRSLNGCRVTDEILHLVPNIDNFRLTLRAVKLWAKCHNIYSNILGFLGGVSWAMLVARTCQLYPNAMASTLVRKFFLVFSEWEWPNPVLLKEPEERNLNLPVWDPRVNPSDRYHLMPIITPAYPQQNSTYNVSVSTRMVMIEEFKQGLAITHEILLSKAEWSKLFEAPSFFQKYKHYIALLASAPTEKQHLEWVGLVESKIRILVGSLEKNEFITLAHVNPQSFPAPKESPDKEEFRTMWVIGLVLKKPENSDILSIDLTYDIQSFTDTVYRQAVNSKMFEMDMKIAAMHLRRKELHQLLPNHVLPQKKTPSPEGVRLTALGDGSLSLTADSENSVTVSSFPGAVKTGPVTGSSPGRSSPALPVMAAPVTSAQVTDVSLQQANPSESPGSASNESIPHTGSLPAILPPKPVVTRVISSTLLVNHPPRPSGSAAANIANPIVGV; this is encoded by the coding sequence ATGATGCCGTTTCCGGTGACCACCCCGGGATCCCAGCAgaccccgccgccgccgcccaagCGCTATGGCATCTCCTCCCCCATCAGCCTAGCGCCCCCCCGGGAGACTGACTGCGTTCTTACCCAGAAGTTAATTGAAACCCTGAAGCCCTTCGGGGTGtttgaagaggaagaggaactgCAGCGCAGGATTTTAATTTTGGAGAAATTAAATTATCTGGTCAAGGAGTGGATACGAGAACTCAGTGAAAGCAAGAGTCTTCCACAAGCTGTCATTGAAAATGTTGGAGGGAAAATCTTCACATTCGGTTCTTACAGATTAGGGGTGCATACGAAAGGCGCCGATATCGATGCGTTATGTGTTGCCCCAAGACATGTTGATCGAAGCGACTTTTTTACCTCCTTCTATGATAAATTGAAACTCCATGAAGAAGTAAAAGATTTAAGGGCTGTTGAGGAGGCCTTTGTACCAGTTATCAAACTGTGTTTTGATGGGATAGAGATTGATATTTTGTTTGCAAGGTTAGCACTGCAGACTATTCCTGAAGATTTGGACCTGAGAGATGACAGTCTTCTTAAAAATTTAGATATTAGATGCATAAGAAGTCTTAACGGTTGCCGGGTAACTGATGAGATTTTACATCTAGTGCCAAACATTGACAACTTCAGATTAACTCTGAGGGCCGTCAAGTTGTGGGCCAAATGCCACAACATCTATTCCAATATATTGGGTTTCCTGGGAGGTGTCTCCTGGGCGATGCTAGTAGCGAGAACTTGCCAGCTCTATCCAAATGCAATGGCATCAACTCTTGTGCGTAAGTTCTTCTTGGTGTTTTCCGAATGGGAATGGCCAAATCCAGTGCTGCTGAAAGAGCCGGAAGAACGGAATCTTAATTTGCCCGTGTGGGACCCGAGAGTAAATCCCAGTGATAGGTATCATCTCATGCCTATAATTACCCCCGCGTACCCACAGCAGAACTCCACATACAATGTGTCTGTTTCAACGAGGATGGTCATGATTGAGGAGTTTAAACAAGGGCTCGCTATCACACACGAGATTTTGCTGAGTAAGGCGGAGTGGTCCAAACTTTTTGAAGCACCAAGCTTCTTTCAAAAGTACAAGCATTATATTGCACTTCTAGCAAGTGCACCAACAGAAAAACAGCATCTAGAATGGGTGGGCTTGGTGGAATCAAAAATCCGAATCCTGGTCGGAAGCCTGGAGaagaatgaatttattacactgGCGCACGTGAATCCTCAGTCCTTTCCAGCCCCCAAGGAAAGTCCTGACAAGGAAGAATTTCGTACCATGTGGGTGATTGGGTTAGTGTTAAAAAAACCCGAGAACTCTGACATTCTCAGTATCGATCTCACCTATGACATCCAGTCCTTCACCGATACAGTTTATAGACAGGCAGTTAACAGTAAGATGTTTGAGATGGACATGAAAATTGCGGCGATGCACTTAAGAAGAAAGGAACTTCATCAGCTACTACCGAATCATGTGCTTCCGCAAAAGAAGACACCCTCGCCAGAAGGTGTCAGATTGACAGCTTTGGGTGACGGCAGCCTCAGCTTGACTGCCGACAGTGAAAACAGCGTGACTGTGTCTTCATTTCCCGGCGCTGTGAAGACTGGCCCAGTGACTGGCAGCTCTCCAGGCAGAAGCAGTCCTGCCCTCCCTGTGATGGCGGCACCTGTGACCAGCGCTCAGGTTACTGATGTTTCCTTGCAGCAGGCAAATCCCAGTGAAAGCCCAGGGAGTGCGTCCAACGAAAGCATCCCTCACACTGGCTCACTACCAGCCATTCTACCACCGAAGCCTGTGGTCACCAGAGTCATTTCCTCAACCCTTCTGGTGAATCACCCCCCCAGGCCTTCCGGGAGCGCAGCAGCAAACATAGCCAATCCTATAGTAGGGGTCTAG